One region of Dokdonia sp. 4H-3-7-5 genomic DNA includes:
- a CDS encoding CoA transferase subunit B, producing MALDKNQIAQRIAREVQDGYYVNLGIGIPTLVANYVREDIDVEFQSENGVLGMGPFPYDGEEDADIINAGKQTITTLPGASFFDSATSFSMIRGKHVDLTILGAMEVAENGDIANWKIPGKMVKGMGGAMDLVASAENIIVAMMHTNRAGESKLLKKCSLPLTGVGCVKKIVSNLAVLEVTEAGFKLLERAPGVSVEEIQAATEGALIVDGDIPEMKF from the coding sequence ATGGCTTTAGATAAAAATCAAATTGCACAACGCATTGCAAGAGAAGTACAAGATGGGTATTATGTAAACCTAGGTATCGGTATTCCTACACTTGTTGCAAACTATGTACGTGAAGACATTGACGTAGAGTTTCAAAGTGAGAATGGAGTTTTAGGGATGGGGCCTTTTCCGTATGATGGAGAAGAGGATGCAGATATTATAAATGCTGGAAAGCAGACTATTACCACCTTGCCTGGGGCAAGCTTTTTTGATAGTGCTACTAGTTTTAGTATGATACGTGGTAAACACGTAGACCTTACCATTCTAGGTGCTATGGAAGTTGCAGAAAATGGTGATATCGCAAACTGGAAAATACCAGGTAAAATGGTAAAAGGTATGGGAGGTGCAATGGATCTCGTGGCAAGTGCAGAAAATATTATTGTAGCCATGATGCATACTAACCGTGCAGGAGAATCAAAACTTTTAAAAAAATGTAGCCTGCCACTAACTGGTGTAGGATGCGTGAAAAAGATTGTGAGTAACCTTGCAGTGTTAGAAGTCACTGAAGCAGGGTTTAAACTGCTCGAGAGAGCTCCAGGAGTGTCTGTAGAAGAGATTCAGGCAGCAACCGAGGGAGCATTAATTGTAGATGGCGATATTCCAGAAATGAAGTTTTAA